In Novosphingobium kaempferiae, the DNA window CGAGGCCAACCGCCCCGGCGTGCTGGAAGACCGCCGCCGCCTGGAAGCGGGCGCCCACGGCTACACCCAGGCCGAACGCGAGGACGACCTCGCCGCCATCCGCGCACCCGCGCTGCTGATCTGGGGCCGCGACAATCCGCTGCTCACGGTCAAGAGCGGCAAGGACGCCTTCGCCAGGGTCGGCGCGCCGGACAAGCGGATGGCCGTGCTCGACCACGCCTCGCACATGGTCCCGGTCGAGAAATCCGCCGAGAGCCTTGCGCTGGTGCGCAAGTTCCTGAGTGAGACGGGGGCGCGCTGAGCAAGAGAGCAATCGCGGCCGATCCCGGAACGAATCAGGCCTTTGCACCCGGAACGATGATTGAATTCGCGGCGGCCGGGATTTTCAGATGATAGCGCGCATATCGCCGTTCGCCGATCCTCTCCAGTGCGCCCAGTTCGACAAGCTCGGCCAGGTCGCGGGTCGCCGTGGCTGAGGCCGCATCGGTGATCGTGCGGTAGTTTCGCGCGCTGAGGCCACCCGCGAAACCGTTCGGCCCTTCTGCCATCATGCGGATCAGAGCCTTCTCCTGCCGCGGGTTGATCCTGTCCTTGAGCCGGTCGAGCAAGCGGGTCTTTTCGATCAGGAAGCCGATGCTCTCGATGGTGGAGGCCTGCGCTTCCAGCACGATGTCGGCGAACCATGTCATCCACGCATCGATCCGGTTGCTCTGGCTGGCGCGCTGCAATTCGGCGTAATAGGCCTTCCTGCGCCGATGAATTGTTGCTGCCAGCGCCGTCAATGTCGGCGCTTCCAGGCTCTGCGCGAGCGCTTTTTCGGCAATCGCGCGCCCGAGGCGCCCATTACCGTCTTCGAACGGGTGTATCGTCTCGAACCACAGATGTGCGATCGCCGCGCGCGTGATGGCCGGAAAAGGCGCGTCGCCCTTTGGAGAGCTGTCGTTGAACCATGCGACGAACCGCGCCATTTCCAGCGGTACGCTATCGGAAGGTGGGGCCTCGAAATGGACCCGTGGCGCATGTAGCGCACCGGACACGATCTGCATGGGATCGGCATGTGTGCGATACGCACCGATATCCGCAAGATCGCGGCGCCCGTTCATCAGCATGCGATGCCAATCGAACAGCAGTTCATCGCTGAGTGGAACCGCATAGCGACGATACAAGTCGGCCATGAGTTCCGCCGCACCCGCTTCGGCAGGATTGGAGCGGCGCTTGTCCGCAATCAGCCCGAGTTGGCGGGCAATTGAAGACTGCACGCTGGCGCGATCCAGAAGCTCTCCCTCGATGGCAGAACTTTCCACCATTTCGCGAGATATCAGTTCGATCACGATTCCTTGCCGGGCATGCTCATCGAGATGATGCATGGTCCCGACAACCACGCCCGAACCTTTCAGGAAGCGTTCCTCGGCAACCCGCAGGCGGCTTGGGTCGAAGCCAAAATTCGGCCAGTCGGGAAGCTGCCAGTTCCAACGCATGATCGATGAGACGCCTTTCTATCGATCAATTTATGCTACAATCATGATCTATGAAAGGCCATTCCATCGCTCAATGGATGGCTATGATGCAGACACCGACGAGGTCGGCAGCCCACCCCACACACAAAAAACGGACGGGGATCGCTCCCCGCCCGCCTTTGCGCTTTCGATCCCGCCTCGGGTCAGAAGTCGATGCTGGCGCGCACGCCGACGGTCCGCGGGTCGGCGAGCGAGACGATGATGCCGCTGACGCTCCGGGTGGTGCCGGTGGCGCCGTACTCGTTGTAGGCCACGCGGGCGAGGCTGCTCGGAGTGCGGTTGTCGAACAGGTTGGTGGCGAAGGCCTCCAGCCGGATGTTGTCGACCTTGGCGCCGACGCGCAGGTTCACCTTCACGTTCTGCGGGATGTAGGCGAGGTTCGCCTCGGTGGCGTAGATGCGGTCGGTATAGATCGCGTCCATCCGCACGAAGGGCGAGAGGTGGTCGGTATAGGCGTGCTCCCAGGTCACGCCGAGGCTGCCGGACTTCTCCGGGT includes these proteins:
- a CDS encoding Fic family protein; this translates as MRWNWQLPDWPNFGFDPSRLRVAEERFLKGSGVVVGTMHHLDEHARQGIVIELISREMVESSAIEGELLDRASVQSSIARQLGLIADKRRSNPAEAGAAELMADLYRRYAVPLSDELLFDWHRMLMNGRRDLADIGAYRTHADPMQIVSGALHAPRVHFEAPPSDSVPLEMARFVAWFNDSSPKGDAPFPAITRAAIAHLWFETIHPFEDGNGRLGRAIAEKALAQSLEAPTLTALAATIHRRRKAYYAELQRASQSNRIDAWMTWFADIVLEAQASTIESIGFLIEKTRLLDRLKDRINPRQEKALIRMMAEGPNGFAGGLSARNYRTITDAASATATRDLAELVELGALERIGERRYARYHLKIPAAANSIIVPGAKA